A window of bacterium genomic DNA:
CGACGGACTGCAGGCGCTCCGCTTGGCCAAGATCGAGCGCCCGGCGCTTCACGCGACGCTGTTCGGGATCCCCGAACGGCCACGCGATCTCCCCGGCTGGATCGAGTACCGCCGGATGCCGGAGCAAGGGGTGCTTCGGCAACTCTACAACGGCGCCGCGGTCTTTCTCGCGCCGAGTTGGTCCGAGGGGTGCGCCGCGCCGCCTGGAGAAGCCATGATTTGTGGATCCGCTGTCGTCGCCACTGACATCGGCGGCCACCGCGAGTACGCGATTCCCGACAAGACTGCCCTCCTGGCGCCCGCGAAAGACCCGCCCGCGTTGGCACGCGCGCTCGTGCGCATGATCCGCGACGATGCCCTTCGCCTGCAGCTTGCCGGCGCCGGGCATGCGTTCATCCGACGGTTTACATGGGAACGCGCCGCAGATGCCTTCGAACATGCGGTCCGAGCGGCCCTCGGACCTAGGCGGTCGTGACGCCACTAGTGTACGTCGTGATCGTCAACTGGCGCGGCTGGCGCGACACGCTGGCGTGTCTTGCGTCGCTCGGGAAATTGAACTACCCGCGATACAAGATTGTGGTCGTCGATAACGGTTCCGGCGACGACTCGGTCGCCCGCATTCGCGCGGCGCACGCCAGCGTGACGCTGCTTGAGACAGGATGCAACTTGGGATTTGCGGGAGGCAACAATGTCGGCATTCGCCACGCGCTGTCCGACGGCGCGACCTACATCTGGCTCCTCAACAACGACACCGTCGTCGATCCGAATGCCCTGACCGCCATGGTCGCTGTCGCGGAAGCCGACGCCCACGTCGGCGCCGTCGGCGTCGTGCTGCTCGACATGACAAGCCCGGACCGGATCCAAGCGTGGGGCGGTGGCCACGTGAATATGTGGCTTGGGCGCTCACGCTATTGCGCCGCGCCGACTCCGGCGGGGCGTCTCGACTACCTGAGCGGGGCGAGCATGGTCGTTCGGGCCGACGTCTTCCGACGCATTGGCGCGCTCGATGACGGCTTTTTCATGTACTGGGAGGACACCGACTTCGCGTTCCGCCTGCGTCGCTCGGGTTACCGCCTCGCCGTCGCGGAGCACGCCCGCGTATGGCACAAAGAATCTGCCAGCACCGGCAAGAAC
This region includes:
- a CDS encoding glycosyltransferase family 2 protein, translated to MTPLVYVVIVNWRGWRDTLACLASLGKLNYPRYKIVVVDNGSGDDSVARIRAAHASVTLLETGCNLGFAGGNNVGIRHALSDGATYIWLLNNDTVVDPNALTAMVAVAEADAHVGAVGVVLLDMTSPDRIQAWGGGHVNMWLGRSRYCAAPTPAGRLDYLSGASMVVRADVFRRIGALDDGFFMYWEDTDFAFRLRRSGYRLAVAEHARVWHKESASTGKNSAVLDAYFSASAVRFFRRYAPLAVVPITIGAGSKILKRVWQGDWERVHAVWHGLRGHPLRGSNRQHRSP